The genomic DNA ACGCCACCCGCGCCTGCGCCACGTCGAGGCCGGTGTAGACCTCGTCGATGACAGCTAAGTCGGTCAATCCCATACATCAAACACTAGTTCGAAGTACCGACAAGAAACCGTGACGAATGTGGCCCTAGTTACCCACTGTTACCAGCGCAAACAAAGTGACCAAAGTTTTTCGAACCCGTTTGCCGAGGCGGCTCAGCCTTGCGAGGCGGCGGCCTTGCGGCGCTGGTACCAGTGCCAGATCATCGGCGTCACCGACGCGACGACGATGACGATGAAGATCGGCTCGATGAGCTTCTGAATGATGGCGAACTGGCCCAGCCAGTAGCCGAGCAGTGTCAGCCCGACGCCCCACACCACAGCACCGAGGACGGTGTAAATGGTGAACACGGCGAAATTCATCTTTGCCGCCCCGGCCGTCAGCGGTGCCAGCGTGCGCACGATCGGCACGAACCGGGCGATGACGATCGCGAAGGGACCGCGCCGCTCGAAGAAGGCGTGCGCCTCGTCGAGATACTTCTGCTTGAGGAACCGCGCATCGGGCTTGAACATCTCGACGCCGATGAACCGGCCGACGAAATAGCCGACGAGGCCACCCAGAACTGCTGCGATCGGGATGAACACGAGCAGCTGCCAGAGCTGGAAGTTGGCCTCCTGCATCTTGTCATCGGCGGTGCCGGCGGCCAGTTTGGCGGCGAACAGGCCGGCGACGAAGAGCAGGGAGTCGCCGGGCAGCACCGGGAACAGCACGCCGGACTCGATGAAGATGACCACCAGCAACCCGACCAGCGCCCATGTCCCGAAGTAGCCGATCAGCGTCATCGGGTCCAGGAAACCCGGCATGGCGGAGATGGTGGTCGTCATGGGGCCCAAAGATACCGGTGTCTGCAGGTGGTTCCGTCAACCGCACATCCCTCGTAGGGTCGGCGCATGGCCACTCACAGGGCAGTTCACGTTGCGCAGGCCGACGGGCCGCTCGCACTGACGGACGTCGACACCGTCTCGCCGCCGCGCGATCACGTCCGCATCGCGGTCGCCGCGTGCGGGGTGTGTGGCACCGACCGGGAGTTCCACGCGGGGCACTTCCCGGGACTCTCGTGGCCGATCACCCTCGGCCACGAGATCGCGGGCACCGTCGCCGAACTGGGCGACGGCGTCGAGGATTTCGCCGTCGGTGATCGCGTTGCGGTGGGCTGGTTCGGTGGCAACTGCAACCGCTGCGTGCCGTGCCGCCAGGGTCATTTCATGCAGTGCGTCCGCATGGAAGTGCCGAGCTGGCACTATCCCGGTGGCTACGCCGAATCGGTCACGGCGCCCGCGACCGCACTGGCCCGAATCCCGGACGGATTCTCGTTCGCCGAGGCGGCCCCGATGGGCTGCGCGGGCGTGACGACGTTCAACGGCCTGCGCAAGACGCGCGCCAAGGCCGGCGACCTGGTCGCGGTGATCGGCATCGGTGGCCTGGGCCACCTGGGCGTGCAGTTCTCCCGGGCCATGGGCTTCGAGACCGTCGCGATCGCCCGCGGTCCCGAGCGCGAAGCCGCGGCCAAGGAACTCGGCGCCCAGCACTACATCGATTCGACCGCCGCGGACGTCGCCGCCGAACTGCAGCGTCTCGGCGGGGCAGTCGTGGTGCTCGCGACCGCCGCGAGCGCGACGGCGATGGCCGCGACCGTTGCTGGTCTCGCACCGGAGGGGCAACTCGTGACGGTCGGCGTAACGCCCGAGCCACTGCCGATCAGCCCGCTCGATCTCATCAACGGCGGTTTCTCGGTGATCGGGCATCCGTCGGGCACCGCGCGCGATATCGAGGAGACCTTGCACTTCGCCGCGCTGACGGGCGTGCGGGCCGTCATCGAGGAACGGCCGCTCGCGCAGGCCGCCGAGGCCTTCGAGCGGATGAACAGCGGGCACGCGCGTTACCGGATGGTCTTGACCGTCTGACCGGGTGTCCCCGGGTGCCGCACTTCAGCTTCACGTGGCTGACATACTGGCCCAGACTGCAGGTTCGCCGAGAGGAAAAACATGCCCATCGCCACGCCCGAGGTCTACGCGGAGATGCTGGCCCGCGCCAAGGAGCACTCCTTCGCGTTCCCGGCCATCAACTGCACGTCGTCGGAAACCATCAACGCGGCGATCAAAGGTTTCGCCGACGCGGGTAGCGACGGCATCATCCAATTCTCCACGGGCGGTGCCGAATTCGGCTCCGGTCTCGGTATCAAGGACATGGTGACCGGCTCGGTCGCGCTGGCCGAGTTCGCCCACGTCGTCGCCGCCAAGTACGACATCACCGTCGCGCTGCACACCGACCACTGCCCCAAGGACAAGCTCGACGGCTTCGTCCGGCCGCTGCTGGCCATCTCGGCCGAGCGCGTCGCCCGCGGCGAGAACCCGCTCTTCCAGTCGCACATGTGGGACGGCTCCGCGGTGCCGATCGACGAGAACCTGCAGATCGCGCAGGAGCTGCTGAAGCTGACGTCGGCCGCGAACATCATCCTCGAGGTCGAGATCGGCGTCGTCGGCGGTGAAGAGGACGGCGTCGAGGCTGAGATCAACGAGAAGCTGTACACCAGCTCCGAAGACTTCGAGAAGACCATCGACGCGCTGGGCTCCGGTGAGAACGGCAAGTACCTGCTCGCCGCCACCTTCGGCAACGTGCACGGGGTCTACAAGCCGGGCAACGTCAAGCTCAAGCCCGAGGTACTGGCCGAGGGGCAGAAGGTGGCCGCCGCCAAGCTCGGTCTGCCGGCGGGCTCCAAGCCGTTCGACTTCGTGTTCCATGGCGGTTCGGGCTCGCTGAAGTCGGAGATCGAGGACTCGCTGCGCTACGGCGTCGTCAAGATGAACGTCGACACCGACACCCAGTACGCGTTCACCCGCCCCGTCGCCGCGCACATGTTCACCAACTACGACGGCGTCCTGAAGATCGACGGCGAGGTCGGTAACAAGAAGGTCTACGACCCGCGCAGCTACCTGAAGAAGGCCGAGGCGTCCATGACGCAGCGTGTCATCGAGGCGTGCAACGACCTGCACAGCACGGGCCGCAGCGTCTCCGCGGGGATGTCCAGCTAGACAGCACCGCCCAGTGGCCGGTCAGGACACGAGAATTGCGAAATTCTGTGTCGTGGCCGGCCATTCGGCATTCATGGCCGAGTGGCCGCGGGTGAGGAGCACCGTGCCCAGCACCGCGACGGCGGCGATGGCCGCGATCACCAGCACCAGCGCGATGACCCAGCCCCAGCTGCGTCGGTCCTTCTGCGGCTTGCCGGTCCCGGGGATAACCTGCGGCGCGGCCGGCGGCATCATCTCGGTTTCCGGGTCCGGCAGCGGCGCGATGATCTGCGTCTTGCCGTCGAAGCCCGACGGCGCGGTGAAGCGCCGCACCGGGATGGTCGGGTCGGTCGCCGGGTCCGCGGGCTCGAAGATCTCGGTTGCCGCCGCGGCGTCGTCGCCTGTCGAGGCAGCGCGCTGATCGGCATCGCGACGGCCGTCCGGTCCCGTCGAGTTCGACATGGCGGCTGGGTTCGACATGGGGGTGACTGTCCTCCCGAGATCAGATCGCGCACTGGGGCCGATGCGTCCTGGAACAGGCCGCGACGTCCTACCAGGAGCTTAATCTCCCGCCTGCGGGATCTGAGCGAGCGGCCGCACGGCACAATGGCGGCCATGACGCGAATGGGTGATCTGCTGGGTCCGGATCCGGTGTTGCTGCCTGCCAACTTCGAGGCCGAGGACGCTCTCGCCGCGGGTAAATCTGCGACCGACGTTGCTGCGGCGCACCCGACGGCCTCTGTCGCGTGGGCCGCCCTGGCCGAGGCCGCGCTGGCCGACGGCCAGACGATCACCGCCTACGCCTACGCCCGGACCGGTTACCACCGCGGGCTGGACCAGCTGCGCCGCAACGGCTGGAAGGGCTTCGGCCCGGTGCCGTTCGCACACGAACCGAACCAGGGCTTCCTGCGCTGCGTGGCGGTGCTGGCGAAGGCCGCGGAATCGATCGGCGAGCAGGACGAGTACCTGCGCTGCCTGGACCTGCTGGACGACTGCGATCCGGCGGCCCGTGGCGAGCTGGGTCTCTAACTAGTCCGCTTCGCAGTGGCAGCCGTCGGCCTCCGGCGGCTCCACCTGGACGGTCGCGTGGTCGAGTCCGCGAGCGGACAGCACGGCGCGCGCCGATTCCAGCACGCGGGCGGAGTCCGCGCTGGACGTCAGATGCGCGGTGGCCATGTCCTTGCCGGGCACCAGGGTCCACACGTGCAGGTCGTGCACATCGGTGACGCCGTCGACGGCGGCCAGTGCGGCGCGCAGTTCGTCGACGTCGATGTGGCTGGGGGAGGACTCGGACAGGATGCGCAGCGCGGCGCGGGCCAGCGCGATGGCACGTGGCAGCACCCACAGCGCGACCAGGACGGCGACGACGACGTCGGCGTACGGCCAGCCGGTGGTGACGTTGACGATGCCCGCGATCAGTACGCCGATGCTGCCGACAGTGTCGGCGACGACCTCCATGTAGGCGCCCTTGACGGCGAGGCTGCTGTCGGCGTCGGAGCGCAGCAGGAGCACCACGACGAGGTTGGCGAGTAGTCCCGCGAGGGCGACGACGATCATCGGCACACCGGGAATCTCCGGCGCGTTGCCGATGCGCTCGACGGCCTCGTAGAGGATGAACGCCGCGACGCCCATCAGCAGGACGGCATTGGCGACCGCGGTGAAGACCTCGGCGCGGTGCCAGCCGTAGGTGCGGGCGGCGGACGTCGACCCGCGGCGGGCCAGCAGGACGGCGCCGAGGCCCATGAACATCGCGACCAGGTCGGTCAGCATGTGGCCGGCGTCGGCCAACAGCGCGATCGAGTTGATCAGCAGCGCCGTGGTCAGCTCGATGACGAAGAAGACGCTGAGCACGGCCGCGGCGATGATCATGCGGCTGGCGCGCGCGTTCGAGCCGTGGTTGTGATCGTGTCCGGCACCCATGCCAGCAATATATGCAGAAGTACGCATATGTCGCAAGGCGCCCTGGGATTTGTGCACGATAATCCGCGGTCACCGCGGAAAATCGTGCACAAATCCCTACCAGGCGGACCAGAAGCGGGTGAGGGCGCTGCCGATCATCGCCAGGCGCGGCGGCACGCCGGTGAGGCTGACGGCGGAGTAGACGACGTTGAAGAACACGCGGTTCAGTTCGGGGACGATCAGCAGCAGCATCAGGATCAGGAAGCCCCACTGCCGGGCGGGCAGCAGTGCGCGCTGCGTGTCGGCGCTCAGGTGCGGTTCCAGCGCGCCGTAGCCGTCCAGACCCGGGATGGGCAGCATGTTCAGGAACAGCGCCGTCACCTGCAGGAATCCCAGAAAGGCCAGCCCAGCCCAGAACACCGGATGGTCGGTGTCGAACAGCACCGCCGTCGCGACCAGCAGGAGGACGGCGAGCACCAGGTTGGCGAACGGTCCGGCCAGGCTGACGAGGGTGCGCTGCCGCGGCGTCATGTACTCGGTGCGCACGTACACCGCGCCGCCGGGCAGGCCGATGCCGCCGAGGGCGATGAACAGCGCAGGCAGGCCCAGCGACAGCAGCGGGCTGGCGTACTTCGCGGGGTTCAGCGTCAGATAGCCACGCAGCTCGACGTCGCGGTCACCGAACCGCCAGGCTGTGTAGGCGTGGCCGAATTCGTGCAGGCACAGCGAGACGGTCCAGCCCGCGATGACGAAGACGAAGACGCCGGCGTAGGCCAGCGGCCGCACCTGGGCGCCGCAGAACCAGGCCAGGGCGCCGCCGGCGACGGTCAGGGCCACGATGGCCCAGAAGACGGGGCTGGGACGGACGGCGCGCCGCACAGGCATGGTCATGACTGCAAACTAGCCGACCCGCAGCCAACCCTGGATGTGGCGGTAAAACGCCGACCGGCGCGTCGGACGGGCGGCCGCCACGCCGTCGCGCTCAACCAAAACTCCGGTGCTGCCGAGCTGCGCCGCGCGGCCGGCGACCCAGCCCCGTCCGGGTCCCGAACGTCCGGCCCCGAGGGCCCGGGCACGCAGCCCCGGCATGCCGGCCAAAGGCTCGATCACGACACCCGCCGACTGTCCGTCGAACAGCACCGTGTCGTCGACGACGGCCTCTCCGGTGATGGCGTCGCCGCCCGACGGCAACCAGCGCGCGGACCGGACGATCACCGCGCCGGTCTCGTCGCGGATCAGTGGAACACGTTGGGCGACACCGTCTCTGGCGCGCCGTGCGGCACCCAGCCCGCCGCGGGTCAGGGGTGGGACGAAGCCGACCTCGACGTCGAGCCGGTCGTCGCGGAGCAACCGGGCCAGGGTGGCCGACAGGTCGGCGTGGTCGCCGACGACGATGATCCGGACCGTGCCGTCGGGGATCGTCGGAGCGCCGTCCGGGGGCACCTGGAGAGCCGTCAGATCCGCCAGTGCGCGGGGTGTCCGGCGGTCGCCGAAGACCAGCGCCACGACCCGGCCGGAAACCTCTCTGGCGGTCAAGGCCTCTCCTCTCGTCCTGCTGGGATAAGGTTGCTCACCGGCTGCCACTGTATTCAGGCAGGTAATGCGGGAGGCAAAACGATGCCGGCAATCGTGCTCATCGGGGCCCAATGGGGTGACGAGGGCAAAGGTAAGGCCACCGATCTACTCGGTGGACGTGTGCAATGGGTGGTTCGCTACCAAGGCGGCAACAACGCCGGGCACACGGTGGTACTGCCCACGGGGGAGAACTTCGCTCTTCACCTCATCCCCTCGGGCATCCTGACACCCGGGGTCACCAACGTCATCGGCAACGGTGTGGTGGTCGACCCGGGCGTGCTGCTCAGTGAGCTCTCCGGGCTCGAGGACCGCGGTGTGGACACCTCGAAACTCATGATCTCGGCTGACGCGCACCTGCTCATGCCGTACCACGTGGCCATCGACAAGGTCACCGAGCGATACGCGGGCAGCAAGAAGATCGGCACCACCGGTCGCGGCATCGGTCCGTGCTACCAGGACAAGATCGCGCGCATCGGCATCCGGGTCGCCGACGTCCTCGACGAGGAGCAGCTGGCCGCGAAGGTCGAGGCCGCGCTGGAGTTCAAGAACCAGGTGCTGGTCAAGATCTACAACCGCAAGGCGCTCGACCCGGCCGAGGTCGTCGAGAGCCTGCTGCAGCAGGCCGAGGGCTTCAAGCACCGCATCGCCGACGCCCGGCTGCTGCTGAACCAGGCCCTGGAGCGCGGCGAGACGGTCCTGCTGGAGGGCTCGCAGGGCACCCTGCTCGACGTCGACCACGGCACCTACCCGTTCGTGACGTCGTCCAACCCGACGGCGGGCGGCGCGGCCGTCGGCTCGGGCATCGGCCCCACCCGCATCACGACGGTGCTGGGCATCCTCAAGGCCTACACGACCCGGGTGGGCTCGGGCCCGTTCCCGACGGAGCTGTTCGACGAGTACGGCG from Mycolicibacterium phocaicum includes the following:
- a CDS encoding DedA family protein, with the translated sequence MTTTISAMPGFLDPMTLIGYFGTWALVGLLVVIFIESGVLFPVLPGDSLLFVAGLFAAKLAAGTADDKMQEANFQLWQLLVFIPIAAVLGGLVGYFVGRFIGVEMFKPDARFLKQKYLDEAHAFFERRGPFAIVIARFVPIVRTLAPLTAGAAKMNFAVFTIYTVLGAVVWGVGLTLLGYWLGQFAIIQKLIEPIFIVIVVASVTPMIWHWYQRRKAAASQG
- a CDS encoding alcohol dehydrogenase catalytic domain-containing protein, producing the protein MATHRAVHVAQADGPLALTDVDTVSPPRDHVRIAVAACGVCGTDREFHAGHFPGLSWPITLGHEIAGTVAELGDGVEDFAVGDRVAVGWFGGNCNRCVPCRQGHFMQCVRMEVPSWHYPGGYAESVTAPATALARIPDGFSFAEAAPMGCAGVTTFNGLRKTRAKAGDLVAVIGIGGLGHLGVQFSRAMGFETVAIARGPEREAAAKELGAQHYIDSTAADVAAELQRLGGAVVVLATAASATAMAATVAGLAPEGQLVTVGVTPEPLPISPLDLINGGFSVIGHPSGTARDIEETLHFAALTGVRAVIEERPLAQAAEAFERMNSGHARYRMVLTV
- the fbaA gene encoding class II fructose-bisphosphate aldolase, whose product is MPIATPEVYAEMLARAKEHSFAFPAINCTSSETINAAIKGFADAGSDGIIQFSTGGAEFGSGLGIKDMVTGSVALAEFAHVVAAKYDITVALHTDHCPKDKLDGFVRPLLAISAERVARGENPLFQSHMWDGSAVPIDENLQIAQELLKLTSAANIILEVEIGVVGGEEDGVEAEINEKLYTSSEDFEKTIDALGSGENGKYLLAATFGNVHGVYKPGNVKLKPEVLAEGQKVAAAKLGLPAGSKPFDFVFHGGSGSLKSEIEDSLRYGVVKMNVDTDTQYAFTRPVAAHMFTNYDGVLKIDGEVGNKKVYDPRSYLKKAEASMTQRVIEACNDLHSTGRSVSAGMSS
- a CDS encoding DUF3151 domain-containing protein — its product is MTRMGDLLGPDPVLLPANFEAEDALAAGKSATDVAAAHPTASVAWAALAEAALADGQTITAYAYARTGYHRGLDQLRRNGWKGFGPVPFAHEPNQGFLRCVAVLAKAAESIGEQDEYLRCLDLLDDCDPAARGELGL
- a CDS encoding cation diffusion facilitator family transporter translates to MGAGHDHNHGSNARASRMIIAAAVLSVFFVIELTTALLINSIALLADAGHMLTDLVAMFMGLGAVLLARRGSTSAARTYGWHRAEVFTAVANAVLLMGVAAFILYEAVERIGNAPEIPGVPMIVVALAGLLANLVVVLLLRSDADSSLAVKGAYMEVVADTVGSIGVLIAGIVNVTTGWPYADVVVAVLVALWVLPRAIALARAALRILSESSPSHIDVDELRAALAAVDGVTDVHDLHVWTLVPGKDMATAHLTSSADSARVLESARAVLSARGLDHATVQVEPPEADGCHCEAD
- a CDS encoding site-2 protease family protein — protein: MTMPVRRAVRPSPVFWAIVALTVAGGALAWFCGAQVRPLAYAGVFVFVIAGWTVSLCLHEFGHAYTAWRFGDRDVELRGYLTLNPAKYASPLLSLGLPALFIALGGIGLPGGAVYVRTEYMTPRQRTLVSLAGPFANLVLAVLLLVATAVLFDTDHPVFWAGLAFLGFLQVTALFLNMLPIPGLDGYGALEPHLSADTQRALLPARQWGFLILMLLLIVPELNRVFFNVVYSAVSLTGVPPRLAMIGSALTRFWSAW
- a CDS encoding peptidase M50, with the translated sequence MTAREVSGRVVALVFGDRRTPRALADLTALQVPPDGAPTIPDGTVRIIVVGDHADLSATLARLLRDDRLDVEVGFVPPLTRGGLGAARRARDGVAQRVPLIRDETGAVIVRSARWLPSGGDAITGEAVVDDTVLFDGQSAGVVIEPLAGMPGLRARALGAGRSGPGRGWVAGRAAQLGSTGVLVERDGVAAARPTRRSAFYRHIQGWLRVG
- a CDS encoding adenylosuccinate synthase; this encodes MPAIVLIGAQWGDEGKGKATDLLGGRVQWVVRYQGGNNAGHTVVLPTGENFALHLIPSGILTPGVTNVIGNGVVVDPGVLLSELSGLEDRGVDTSKLMISADAHLLMPYHVAIDKVTERYAGSKKIGTTGRGIGPCYQDKIARIGIRVADVLDEEQLAAKVEAALEFKNQVLVKIYNRKALDPAEVVESLLQQAEGFKHRIADARLLLNQALERGETVLLEGSQGTLLDVDHGTYPFVTSSNPTAGGAAVGSGIGPTRITTVLGILKAYTTRVGSGPFPTELFDEYGAYLSKTGGEVGVTTGRARRCGWFDAVIARYATRVNGITDYFLTKLDVLSSLETVPICVGYTVDGKRTDEMPMTQADIARAEPIYEELPGWWEDISGAREFSDLPAKAQDYVLRLEELSGAHVSCIGVGPGRDQTIVRRDILG